One window from the genome of Pyrus communis chromosome 16, drPyrComm1.1, whole genome shotgun sequence encodes:
- the LOC137721326 gene encoding transcription factor MYB17-like, whose product MGRTPCCDNKKDLKKGPWSPEEDELLLNYIIKNHGHGSWRSLPKLAGLQRCGKSCRLRWTNYLRPDIKRGPFSKDEEKLIIQLHGMLGNRWATIASQLPGRTDNEIKNLWNTHLRKGLIAVGIDPQTHEPLASNCLSNNAPASAATRHMAQWESARLEAEARLSRDSSLFSRVPEKSESDHFLRLWNSEVGKSFRKLSTSDKFACQSPISQASSSTKCGSLSAVTTEVGNLTGSSIMAGNQNEDLIYRPFLINTEDVEYKPFQFNTEEVGYKPFQSNTEEVEFKICQSNTEDVMAGSVSSCSNDLEDSSDTALQLLLDYPTNDDMSFLENNANDYATTPAELTPNSFICPL is encoded by the exons ATGGGGAGGACTCCATGTTGTGACAACAAGAAGGACTTGAAGAAGGGGCCATGGTCGCCGGAGGAAGATGAGCTTCTTCTGAACTACATCATCAAGAACCATGGACATGGAAGCTGGCGTTCTCTCCCCAAGCTTGCAG GTCTTCAACGCTGCGGGAAGAGCTGCCGGCTAAGGTGGACAAATTATCTCAGGCCGGACATTAAACGAGGCCCCTTCAGCAAGGACGAAGAGAAACTCATCATACAGCTTCATGGCATGCTCGGAAACAG GTGGGCTACCATAGCTTCTCAGTTGCCTGGAAGAACTGACAATGAGATCAAGAACTTATGGAACACGCACCTGAGGAAGGGCCTTATCGCCGTGGGGATTGATCCACAAACGCACGAGCCTCTTGCCTCTAACTGCTTAAGTAACAATGCACCTGCTTCCGCAGCCACCCGTCACATGGCACAATGGGAGAGTGCTAGGCTTGAAGCTGAGGCTCGGCTTTCCAGGGATTCATCACTCTTCAGCCGTGTTCCAGAGAAATCTGAGTCTGACCATTTTCTGCGCTTGTGGAACTCCGAGGTTGGAAAATCATTCAGAAAACTCAGTACCTCGGATAAATTTGCATGCCAAAGCCCCATTTCTCAGGCATCTTCATCGACCAAATGTGGATCGCTGTCAGCCGTGACAACAGAAGTTGGCAACTTAACTGGGTCATCAATCATGGCAGGCAATCAAAACGAAGATCTGATATACAGACCTTTCTTGATCAACACTGAAGATGTGGAATATAAACCCTTCCAGTTCAACACTGAAGAGGTGGGATACAAACCCTTCCAGTCCAACACCGAAGAGGTAGAATTCAAGATCTGCCAGTCCAACACTGAAGATGTGATGGCGGGGTCTGTCTCCTCGTGTTCAAATGATTTGGAGGACTCATCAGATACTGCATTACAGCTGCTGCTGGATTACCCAACTAATGATGACATGAGCTTCTTAGAAAACAATGCGAATGACTATGCAACAACTCCTGCGGAGCTGACACCCAATTCTTTCATTTGCCCCCTCTGA
- the LOC137721425 gene encoding actin-depolymerizing factor 1-like produces the protein MAVHDDCKLKFLELKAKRNFRFIVFKIEEKIQQVIVEKLGGPDESYDDFSASMPADECRYAVYDFDFTTNENCQKSKIFFIAWAPDTSRVRSKMLYASSKDRFKRELEGIQVELQATDPSEMSLDIIKGRAL, from the exons ATGGCTGTGCATGATGATTGTAAGCTCAAGTTCTTAGAACTAAAAGCGAAGAGAAATTTCCGATTTATTGTGTTCAAGATCGAGGAGAAGATACAACAGGTGATTGTAGAGAAGCTTGGAGGTCCTGATGAAAGCTACGATGATTTCAGTGCCTCCATGCCTGCCGATGAGTGCCGCTATGCCGTCTATGATTTTGATTTTACAACCAATGAGAACTGCCAGAAAAGCAAAATATTCTTCATTGCATG GGCACCAGATACATCAAGGGTGAGAAGTAAGATGCTTTATGCAAGCTCCAAGGACAGATTCAAGAGGGAGTTGGAAGGCATTCAAGTGGAGTTGCAGGCAACAGATCCTAGTGAGATGAGCTTGGATATCATAAAAGGGCGGGCGCTCTAA
- the LOC137719822 gene encoding uncharacterized protein — MYEVNRRMYDGPYYLADGINPRWSTFVKTVPRPRSSKEKHFASCQEECKNDVERCFSILQARWAIVRGAARLFNVESLRSIMMTCIILHNMIVEDEYDYEAVDEYELDTMNNSRTRIYCAHDATDEPVQHEPLQRDGHYNQMLIQRHTAFQMPYMHNARQLDLIEHQWALKQAEDN; from the coding sequence ATGTATGAGGTTAACAGACGTATGTatgacgggccatactacctagctgacggcataaacccaaggtggtcaacatttgtcaaaacagtgccacgtccgcgaagttcaaaggaaaaacactttgcaagctgtcaagaagAGTGCAAGAacgatgtggagcgttgtttcagTATtctccaagctcgctgggcgatcgtcaggggtgctgccagattgtttaatgtagagtcgcttcgatccatcatgatgacgtgcatcattcttcacaacatgattgtggaagatgagtacgattatgaagccgttgatgaatatgagctaGACACGAtgaataattcaagaacacgtatatattgtgctcatgacgccaccgatgagcccgtgcaacatgagccattacaaagggatggacatTACAATCAAATGCTCATTCAACGacatactgcatttcaaatgccatacATGCACAATGCTCGGCAACTTGACTTGAttgagcaccagtgggcattgaaacaagctgaagataattaa
- the LOC137720934 gene encoding uncharacterized protein, whose protein sequence is MKRNNRKHLYELLDGSGLHRHFIGTSWRPLQKRSAIASLIFFLLLLLLCVAALLSAGWIDTRKFIFSGTYSNESIIPTKETPKRTEFPLQCTKGINVTQTCPRTYPTTHNPTNPNRPSNLTCPSHFRWIHEDLRPWKGTGITRDMIERARKTAHFRLVIVDGKAYIEKYRQSIQTRDMFTLWGILQLLRVYPGRLPDLELMFDCDDRPVVRSKDFQGPNVGPPPVFRYCADEESLDIVFPDWSFWGWAEINIKPWRSLLPSIKEGNKRTKWKDRIPYAYWKGNPHVAPARKDLLKCNVSEKNDWNTRLYIQDWEKESKQGYKQSNLEDQCKHRYKIYVEGWAWSVSEKYIMACNSMTLYVKPRYYDFFMRGMTPLQHYWPIRDNSKCTSLKFAVEWGNNHTDKVQEIGEAASKFIQEDLKMDYVYDYMFHVINEYAKLLQFKPTIPPSAVEVCSETMACAANGTWKNFMVESMVKYPSDELPCTLPPPYDSPALRNFLERKANSTRQVEVWEDEYWKSRNKTQ, encoded by the exons ATGAAGAGGAACAATCGGAAGCATTTGTATGAGTTGTTGGATGGGTCAGGATTGCATCGGCATTTTATAGGAACAAGTTGGAGGCCATTGCAGAAGAGAAGTGCAATAGCTTCTTTAATCTTCTTCCTGTTGTTGCTGCTTTTGTGTGTTGCTGCGTTGTTATCTGCTGGCTGGATTGATACT AGAAAGTTTATATTTTCAGGTACTTATTCTAACGAATCAATCATACCCACAAAAGAAACCCCAAAAAGAACTGAATTCCCTCTGCAGTGTACCAAAGGAATTAATGTAACACAAACTTGTCCAAGAACCTACCCTACCACACACAACCCCACAAATCCTAACCGTCCATCAAACCTCACATGCCCGTCACACTTCCGATGGATCCATGAAGATCTAAGACCATGGAAAGGGACGGGAATCACAAGGGACATGATAGAGCGGGCCCGAAAGACTGCGCATTTTAGGCTTGTGATCGTGGACGGAAAGGCCTACATAGAGAAGTACAGACAATCCATACAAACTAGGGACATGTTCACGTTATGGGGCATTTTACAGCTTCTGAGGGTTTACCCTGGTAGATTGCCAGACTTGGAGCTCATGTTTGACTGCGATGATCGGCCTGTCGTCCGATCAAAGGACTTTCAGGGGCCTAATGTTGGCCCGCCACCGGTGTTTCGATATTGTGCAGATGAGGAGAGCTTGGACATTGTGTTTCCAGATTGGTCCTTTTGGGGCTG GGCTGAGATCAACATAAAACCATGGAGAAGTTTATTGCCAAGCATAAAAGAAGGCAATAAAAGAACAAAGTGGAAGGACAGGATCCCCTATGCTTACTGGAAAGGTAACCCTCATGTGGCTCCAGCCAGAAAGGACCTTCTCAAATGCAATGTCTCAGAAAAAAATGACTGGAATACACGCCTATATATACAG gaTTGGGAGAAAGAATCTAAACAAGGGTACAAGCAATCCAACTTGGAAGACCAGTGCAAGCATAG gtataaaatttatgtagaagGATGGGCATGGTctgtaagtgaaaaatacatcATGGCATGCAATTCTATGACGCTGTATGTAAAGCCTCGGTACTACGATTTCTTTATGAGAGGTATGACGCCATTGCAGCATTACTGGCCTATTAGGGACAACAGCAAGTGCACTTCTCTTAAGTTCGCGGTGGAATGGGGCAATAATCACACAGACAAG GTGCAGGAAATTGGGGAGGCAGCTAGCAAATTCATACAAGAAGATCTAAAGATGGACTATGTGTACGATTACATGTTTCATGTGATAAATGAATATGCAAAGCTCTTGCAATTCAAACCGACTATACCTCCCAGTGCAGTGGAGGTATGCTCAGAAACAATGGCATGTGCTGCAAATGGTACATGGAAGAACTTCATGGTGGAGTCCATGGTGAAGTATCCTAGTGATGAACTGCCATGCACTCTGCCTCCTCCATACGATTCTCCGGCTCTTCGTAATTTTCTTGAGAGAAAGGCTAATTCAACTAGGCAAGTAGAAGTTTGGGAAGATGAATACTGGAAAAGTAGAAATAAAACGCAATAG
- the LOC137720225 gene encoding remorin-like, with translation MGATMEEQLKKAEAEPSLPVEPPPASAPVDVAVEKKADVVPPSDVDVKGGDDTKALTVVDKVPETVEKKASGGSIDRDIALAQLEKEKSMSFVRAWEESEKAKAENKAQKKLSDVTAWESSRKAAVEAKLRSIEEQLEKKKAQYAEKMKNKVALLHKQADEKRAMVLAQKGEELLKADETAAKYRATGSIPKKFLGCF, from the exons ATGGGAGCAACGATGGAAGAGCAGCTGAAGAAGGCAGAGGCCGAGCCGTCTCTGCCAGTGGAGCCGCCCCCGGCTTCGGCCCCTGTCGACGTTGCCGTTGAGAAGAAAGCGGATGTGGTTCCGCCGAGTGATGTGGATGTCAAGGGTGGCGATGATACCAAAGCTCTCACCGTAGTTGACA AGGTTCCAGAAACTGTGGAGAAAAAGGCTTCAGGAGGATCAATTGACAGAG ATATAGCACTTGCACAACTGGAGAAGGAAAAGAGTATGTCTTTTGTCAGGGCATGGGAAGAAAGTGAGAAGGCTAAGGCAGAGAACAA GGCCCAAAAGAAACTTTCTGATGTTACTGCATGGGAAAGCAGCAGGAAAGCAGCTGTGGAAGCCAAACTCAGAAGCATTGAG GAACAATTGGAGAAGAAAAAGGCACAATATgcagagaaaatgaaaaacaaagttgCCTTACTTCACAAACAAGCGGATGAAAAGAGGGCAATGGTTCTAGCCCAGAAAGGCGAAGAACTTCTTAAGGCTGATGAGACCGCGGCTAAGTACCGTGCAACTGGAAGCATTCCAAAGAAGTTCCTCGGTTGTTTTTGA